DNA from Oncorhynchus keta strain PuntledgeMale-10-30-2019 unplaced genomic scaffold, Oket_V2 Un_contig_28799_pilon_pilon, whole genome shotgun sequence:
ttacaatcaatcacttattacaatcaatcacgtattacaatcaatcactttaTAATCAATCACGtttacaatcaatcacttattacaatcaatcacttattaacaatcaatcacttattacaatcaatcacttattacaatcaatcacttattacaatcaatcacgtattacaatcaatcacttattacaatcaatcacttattacaatcaatcacttattacaatcaatcacttattacaatcaatcacgtattacaatcaatcacttattacaatcaatcacttattaacaatcaatcacttattacaatcaatcacttattacaatcaatcacttattacaatcaatcacttattacaatcaatcacttattacaatcaatcacttattacaatcaatcacttattacaatcaatcacttattacaatcaatcacgtattacaatcaatcacttattacaatcaatcacttattacaatcaatcacttattacaatcaatcacgtattacaatcaatcacgtattacaatcaatcacttattacaatcaatcacgtattacaatcaatcacttattacaatcaatcacatattacaatcaatcacttattacaatcaatcacgtgttacaatcaatcacttattacaatcaatcacgtTATTACAATCAATTCAcgtattacaatcaatcactgaTTACAATCAATTCAcgtattacaatcaatcacttattacaatcaatcacattattacaatcaatcacttattacaatcaatcacttattacaatcaatcacttattacaatcaatcacgtattacaatcaatcacttattacagTCAATCACTTGTACAATCAATCACGTATTACAATCAATCAcgtattacaatcaatcacttattacaatcaatcacttattacaatcaatcacttattacaatcaaatcaaatcaaatcaaatcaaatttatttatatagcccttcgtacatcagctgatatctcaaagtgctgtacagaaacccagcctaaaaccccaaacagcaaacaatgcaggtgtaaaagcacggtggctaggaaaaactccctagaaaggccaaaacctaggaagaaacctagagaggaaccgggctatgtggggtggccagtcctcttctggctgtgccgggtagagattataacagaacatgaccaagatgttcaaatgttcataaatgaccagcatggtcggaataataaggcagaacagttgaaactggagcagcagcagtcaggtggaatggggacagcaaggagccatcatgtcaggtagtcctggggcactgtcctggctccaggtcctccgagagagagaaagaaagagagaattagagagcatatggggtggccagtcctcttttggctgtgccgggtggagattataacagaacgtggccaagatgttcaaatgttcataaatgactagcatggttgaataatagtaaggcagaacagttgaaactggagcaggagcatggccaggtggactggggacagcaaggagtcctcatgtctggtagtcctgggacatggtcctaggggcccagggccagttgaaactggagcagcagcatggccaggtgactggggacagcaaggagtcatcatgtcagtcctggggcatggtcctagggctcaggtcctccgagagagagaaagaaagagagaaggagagaattagagaacgcacacttagattcacacaggacaccgaataggacaggagaagtactccagatataacaaactgaccctagccccccgacacaaactactgcagcataaatactggaggctgagacaggaggggtcagggagacactgtggccccatccgaggacacccccggacagggccaaacaggaaggatataaccccacccactttgccaaagcacagcccccacaccactagaggggatatcttcaaccaccaacttaccatcctgagacaaggccgagtatagcccacaaagatctccgccacggtacaacccaaggggggcaacccagacaggccgaccacaacagtgaatcaacccacccaggtgacgcacccccccagggacggcacgagagagccccagcaagccagtgactcagcccccgtaacagggttagaggcagagaatcccagtggaaagaggggaaccggccaggcagagacagcaagggcggttcgttgctccagagcctttccgttcaccttcccactcctgggccagactacactcaatcatatgacccactgaagagatgagtcttcagtaaagacttaaaggttgagaccgagtttgcgtctctgacatgggtaggcagaccgttccataaaaaatggagctctataggagaaagccctgcctccagctgtttgcttaaattctagggacaattaggaggcctgcgtcttgtgaccgtagctaCGTGTAGGTATATGCGGctgcaggaccaaatcagagaggtaggtaggagcaagcccatgtaatgctttgtaggttagcagtaaaaccttgaaatcagcccttgctttgacaggaagccagtgtagagaggctagcactggagtaatatgatcaaattttttggttctagtcaggattctagcagccgtatttagcactaactgaagtttatttagtgctttatccgggtaaccggaaaatagagcattgcagtagtctaacctagaagtgacaaaagcatggattaatttttctgcatcatttttggacagaaagtttctgatttttgcaatgttacgtagatggaaaaagctgtcctcgaaatggtcttgatatgttcttcaaaagagagatcagggtccagagtaacgccgaggtccttcacagttttatttgagacgactgtacaaccattaagattaattgtcagattcaacagaagatctctttgtttcttgggacctagaacaagcatctctgttttgtccgagtttaatagtagaaagtttgcagccatccacttccttatgtctgaaacacatgcttctagcgagggcaattttggggcttcaccatgtttcattgaaatgtacagctgtgtgtcatccgcatagcagtgaaagtttacattatgttttcgaataacatccccaagaggtaaaatatatagtgaaaacaatagtggtcctaaaacagaaccttgaggaacaccgaaatgtacagttgatttgtcagaaggacaaaccattcacagagacaaactgatatctttccgacagataagacctaaaccaggccagaacatgtccgtgtagaccaatttaggtttccaatctctccaaagaatgtggtgatcgatggtatcaaaagcagcactaggtctaggagcacgaggacagatgcagagcctcttacaatcaatcacttattacaatcaatcacttattacaatcaatcacgtattacaatcaatcacttttaacaatcaatcacttattacaatcaatcacttattacaatcaatcacttattacaatcaatcatattacaatcaatcacgtattacaatcaatcacttttAACAATCAATCGTATTACAATCAGTCACTTTtaacaatcaatcacttattacaatcaatcacttattacaatcaatcacttattacaatcaatcacttttAACAATCAATCACTTTTAACAATCAATCACTTTtaacaatcaatcacttattacaatcaatcacttttAACAATCAATCGTATTACAATCAATCACATTtaacaatcaatcacttattacaatcaatgACTTGGCCACAATCATCACTTTTgacttattacaatcaatcacttttaacaatcaatcacttattacaatcaatgACTTAGccacaatcaatcacttattacaaacttttaacaatcaatcacttattacaatcaatcacttttAACAATCAATCACTTTtaacaatcaatcatcaatcagtcaCATTtaacaatcaatcacttattacaatcaatcacttttaacaatcaatcacttattacaatcaatcatattacaatcaatcacttattacaatcaatgacttattacaatcaatcacttattacaatcaatcacttattacaatcaatcacttattacaatcaatcacttattacaatcaatcacatttaacaatcaatcacttattacaattCACTTATTTCAACATACAATccacttattacaatcaatcacttttaacaatcaatcacttattacaatcaatcacttattacaatcaattattacaatcaatcacttataacaatcaatcacttattacaatcaatcacttataacaatcaatcacatttaaCAATCAATCACTTTTAACAATCAATCACTTTTAACAATCAATCACTTTTAACAATCAATCACTTATAACAATCAATCACTTAGTGGTCCAACCATTTTGGGACAGACATGTTCATATACTTCCCTTTTCAAGAAATATCATTTAATTTTATATCAAGTCCATCTGAAGGACTCAACTACTTCACATCTTGTTTGCCGTTTGCAGTTTGCTAAATCAAAAGGTTGAACATGTATAACAGGATAATCTTTAAaccatctcctcctctgtcctccatgtgTCTCTCTAGGTCCTAGCTGGTGTCAGTTGTTGACAGACAGAGGTCAGTCTGTGGTGGGTTATGAACCGGAGTGTCAGGTGAATGGAAGACTGTTCTCCCCACTGCAGTGTGACCAGACAGACTGCTGGTGTGTGTCTCAGACAGATGGACAGGAGCTGCCTGGAACCAGGAAGCCACGTGGCACCGGGAAGACGCCTGCCTGTGACAGTAAGTCTGGTATATATGTCCTGGATGTTTAAAGATGGCCACAGGTGTttacataagcacacacacacacacacacacacacacacacacacacaacgcaaaAGCGTTTAGTTGGCCAATAACAATATTCCATCTGTTACCAAAAGTTTATTCTCGCTGTACAAATAGAAAGACAAACACATCATATTAAAATTCACTATTTATTTATGCATCTCAGTAAAACCTTGTCTTCCATCTATTTACCtgtattctctctgtctccaggtccccagtgtccctctcctttctctgacaTCACCGTTACCTACGGTGACGTGGTCTGTCGCTCTGACGTGATTGGTGGCCAGCAGAACTGTGACCTCATCTGTCACCTGGGTTACGAAAGCACACTTCCTGTAAACATGCAGTTACTGTGTGACGTGGAGACCAGAGCCTGGGTGACAGAGCCCCACTTCCTCAAGCCCCTGCCAGAGTAACTCACCACACACCACATCAAACAAACGCCCCatattctgtctgtctggctctctacctctctctggctctgtacAGTAGAGATTCTTTATTATCCCTAAAATgcaatatgtctctctctctctctgtgtctcgctctctgtgtctcgctctctgtgtctctgtctctctctctgtgtgtctctatctctctctgtatctctctctgtatctctctctgtatctctctctgtatctctctgtctctctgtgtctctctgtgtctctctgtgtctctctgtctctctctgtctctctctgtgtctctctgtctctctctctctctctctctctctatctctctctctctctctctctgtctctctctctctgtctctgtctctctctctctgtctctctgtctctctgtctctctgtctctctgtctctgctctctgtctctctattctctctctctctctctctgtctctgtctctgtctctgtctctctctctctctctctctctctctctctctctctctgtgtctctctctgtctctctctctgtctctctctgtctctctctctgtctctctgtctctctctgtgtctctgtctctctgtctctctgtctgtctctgtctctgtctctctctctctctgtctctctctctctctgtgtctgtctctctctctctgtgtctctctctctctctgtctctctctctctgtgtctctctgtgtctctctgtctgtctctgtctctctctgtctctgtgtctctctctctctgtgtctctctctctgtctctctctctctctctctctgtctctctctctctgtctctctctctgtctctgctctctgtgtctctgtctctatctctctctctgtctctctgtctgtctctgtctctgtctctctctctgtctgtctctgtctctctctctatctctgtctctctctctatctctgtctctgtctctctctgtatctctctctgtctctcactatctctgtctctctctgtctctgtctgtctctctctctgtctctctcttctctctctctgtctgtctgtctgtctgtcactctgtctctgtctctctctgtctgtctgtctctgtctctctgtctcctctctacctgtctctgtctttctcctctgtctgtctgtctctctctctctgtgtctctctctctgtctgtctctctgtctctgtgtctctgtctctctctctgtctctcagtctctgtctctgtgtctctttatTATCTCtgtgtctgctgtctctgtctctgtctctgtgtctctctctgtgtctctctctctgtgtctctctctctctgtgtctcgctctctgtgtctcgctctctgtgtctcgctctctgtgtctctgtctctctctgtatctctctctctctgtgtctctctctctgtctctctctgtctctctctctctgtctctctctgtctctctctgtctctctctgtatctctctctgtatctctctctgtgtctctctgtgtgtctctctgtgtgtctctctgtgtgtctctctgtgtgtctctctctgtgtgtctctctctgtgtctctctctctgtgtctctctctctgtgtctcgctctctgtgtctctctctctctctgtctctctctgtatctctctgtgtctctctctctgtctctctctgtctctctctctctctgtctctctctgtctctctctgtatctctctctctgtctctctgtgtctctctctgtatctctctctgtgtctctgtgtctctctccctgtctctctggtctctcctctctgtctctctgtctcctgtctctctctctgtctctctctgtctctctctgtctctctctgtatctctctctgtatctctctgtatctctctgtatctctctgtatctctctgtatctctctctctgtatctctctctgtgtctctctctgtctctctctctctctctctctctctctctctctctctctctgtctctctctctctctctctctctctctctctctctctctctgtctctctctgcatctctctgtgtctctctgcgtctctctcaaTTTCTGAATATTCAAGCCGTATTGGGACTTTTGGTTTGCCTCAATGACCTAGAAAATTATCTCAAGCTTCCTGTTATAAGATGTAACTTCTGCCAAGCTTGACATTATCTAATTTAGCAGATGTGTGTAGTCTAATTTACCACAGTGTCTCGTCTAACACGGAATGACCAGACCTCCACAGTGTGTAGTCTAACACAGAATGACCAGACCACCACAGTGTGTAGTATAACACAGAATGACCAGACCTCCACAGTGTGTAGTCTAACACAgaatgaccagaccagaccaccacAGTGTCTAGTCTAACACAgaatgaccagaccagaccaccacAGTGTCTAGTCTAACACAGAATGACCAGACCTCCACAGTGTGTAGTATAACACAGAATGACCAGACCTCCACAGTGTGTAGTCAACACAGAATGACCAGACCTCACAGTGTGTAGTCTAACACAGAATGACCAGACCTCCACAGTGTAGTCTGACACAGAAATGACCAGTGACCTCTACAGTGTGTAGTCTAACACAgaatgaccagaccagaccaccacAGTGTCTAGTCCTAACACAGAATGACCAAACAGACCTCCACAGTGTGTAGTATAACACAGAATGACCAGACCTCCACAGTGTTGACCAGACAGACCTCCACAGTGTAGTATAACACAGAATGACTGACCAGACAGACCTCCACAGTGTGTAGTATAACACAGAATGCCcagacttcctgtctgtctgaaaaACAGAGACCTAATATGACAAATGCTCACAGGAGTTGACAGTCAGTCATAACACTCATAGACTATCTAGTAGTGAACAGTGTCCTGATGTTGAAGGGAAGTTGTTTTCTCCTCAGCGTTCAGTTGTTCCTCTTGTCTGACTAACACAGAATGACCAGGACAGTGTGAAGGGAAGTGTGTTTTCCCCCCTCAGCTCCACAGTTGTTCCTCATGTCTGACTGTAAAGGGACAAATGTTGTTTTCTCCTCAGCGTTCAGTTGTTCCTCATGTCTGACTGTAAGGGGAAGTTGTTTTCTCCCTCAGCGTTCAGTTGTTCCTCATGTCTGACTGTAAAGGGAAGTTGTTTCTCCCTCAGTGTTCAGTTGTTCCTCATGTCTGACTGTAAAGGAAGTTGTTTTCTCCCTCA
Protein-coding regions in this window:
- the LOC127923214 gene encoding thyroglobulin-like: PSWCQLLTDRGQSVVGYEPECQVNGRLFSPLQCDQTDCWCVSQTDGQELPGTRKPRGTGKTPACDSPQCPSPFSDITVTYGDVVCRSDVIGGQQNCDLICHLGYESTLPVNMQLLCDVETRAWVTEPHFLKPLPE